A single window of Deinococcus budaensis DNA harbors:
- a CDS encoding ABC-F family ATP-binding cassette domain-containing protein: MPTLLSAEALSVTFGERAVLRGVSLAVASGERVALLGRNGAGKTTLLRVLTGELPAEEGTLWRMPGLRLAVLAQHHAHPPGRTVRELVDGAHPYRALEAELLALEADLGDPARLAAWTALHARLEDADAYRWPARAARVLGMLDLTRFLNREAATLSGGERTRLALALALAREPDLLLLDEPTNHLDIRMREWLEGWLRDFSGGVLLTSHDRDFLDAVAGRSLWLEGGEAAEYPGGYSRARHQRDLERRTRERAAQLSGREAARLTGSAEQLDRWGRRSRAVKTRAGRVPVTEAPLPERQLRMRLLAGTARAPLVAWGEHLSKSYGERVVLREAAFKLRQGDRVALMGANGTGKTTLMRLLAGELHPDPVLPAGETADPVLRVANGVTVASLDQIWHGLTPGEGLQAQFGRRFGEQRARALLGRAGFTAEDWPKTPEVLSGGERARAGLALVSALRADLLLLDEPTNHLDVEALLSLEGAVHAYGGAVVIVTHDRRFAREVANRLWVIEDAALREVAGWGSREYTDPARTLAGDPPPSPPPPTPRQRLAPLETQLAALRRDLDGPPGSLTGREEARLRAQAHQLQGQLYALYAQAYAAPQYDAEVREPPLTVRAQRLGDSTGSLGGGMFWAARDEGCPHLAWDGETLRFSAPPPAWYGAALLAGALRILFEHWNVGRARLGEGGPLLTRRAYFERLGLIRLSG, from the coding sequence ATGCCCACCCTGCTTTCCGCCGAGGCCCTCTCCGTCACCTTTGGGGAGCGGGCGGTGCTGCGCGGCGTGTCGCTGGCGGTGGCTTCGGGCGAGAGGGTCGCCCTGCTGGGCCGCAACGGGGCCGGAAAGACCACGCTGCTGCGCGTGCTGACCGGGGAGCTGCCCGCCGAGGAGGGCACGCTCTGGCGGATGCCGGGGCTGCGGCTGGCGGTGCTCGCGCAGCACCACGCCCACCCCCCCGGCCGGACCGTGCGCGAGCTGGTGGACGGGGCGCACCCTTACCGCGCGCTGGAAGCCGAGCTGCTCGCCCTGGAGGCCGACCTGGGTGACCCGGCGCGGCTGGCCGCGTGGACCGCCCTGCACGCCCGGCTGGAGGACGCCGACGCCTACCGCTGGCCCGCCCGCGCGGCGCGGGTGCTGGGCATGCTCGACCTGACCCGTTTCCTGAACCGCGAGGCGGCGACCCTCTCGGGCGGCGAGCGCACCCGCCTCGCACTGGCCCTGGCACTGGCCCGCGAACCCGATCTGCTGCTGCTCGACGAGCCGACCAACCACCTCGACATCCGCATGCGCGAGTGGCTGGAAGGGTGGCTGCGCGACTTTTCTGGCGGCGTGCTGCTCACCAGCCACGACCGCGACTTTCTGGATGCGGTGGCGGGCCGCAGCCTGTGGCTGGAAGGCGGCGAGGCGGCCGAGTATCCCGGGGGGTACTCGCGCGCCCGGCACCAGCGCGACCTCGAACGCCGCACGCGCGAACGCGCCGCTCAGCTCTCGGGGCGTGAGGCCGCCCGGCTGACCGGAAGCGCCGAGCAGCTCGACCGCTGGGGCCGCCGCTCGCGCGCGGTGAAGACCCGCGCCGGACGGGTGCCCGTGACCGAGGCGCCGCTTCCCGAGCGGCAGCTGCGGATGCGCCTGCTGGCCGGAACCGCGCGGGCGCCGCTGGTCGCCTGGGGCGAGCACCTGAGCAAGAGCTACGGCGAGCGCGTGGTGCTGCGGGAGGCCGCCTTCAAGCTGCGCCAGGGCGACCGGGTGGCCCTGATGGGCGCCAACGGCACCGGCAAGACCACCCTGATGCGCCTGCTGGCGGGCGAACTGCACCCCGATCCCGTCCTGCCCGCTGGGGAGACCGCCGACCCCGTGTTGCGGGTGGCGAACGGGGTCACGGTCGCTTCCCTCGACCAGATCTGGCACGGCCTGACCCCCGGCGAGGGGTTGCAAGCGCAGTTCGGGCGCCGCTTCGGGGAGCAGCGGGCGCGGGCGCTGCTGGGCCGCGCGGGCTTCACCGCCGAGGACTGGCCCAAGACGCCGGAGGTGCTCTCGGGCGGCGAGCGGGCGCGGGCGGGGCTGGCGCTGGTGAGCGCCCTGCGCGCCGACCTGCTGCTGCTCGACGAGCCGACCAACCACCTCGACGTGGAGGCGCTGCTCAGCCTGGAAGGGGCCGTCCACGCCTACGGCGGCGCGGTCGTGATCGTGACCCACGACCGCCGCTTTGCCCGCGAGGTCGCCAACCGGCTGTGGGTGATCGAGGACGCTGCGCTGCGCGAGGTCGCCGGGTGGGGCAGCCGCGAGTACACCGACCCCGCCCGCACCCTGGCGGGCGATCCGCCCCCGTCCCCGCCGCCCCCCACGCCCCGGCAACGCCTCGCGCCGCTGGAGACGCAGCTCGCCGCCCTGCGCCGCGACCTCGACGGCCCGCCCGGCTCGCTGACTGGCCGTGAGGAGGCCCGCTTGCGGGCGCAGGCGCACCAGTTGCAGGGGCAGCTGTATGCCCTCTACGCCCAGGCCTACGCCGCCCCGCAGTACGACGCCGAGGTGCGCGAGCCGCCGCTGACGGTGCGCGCGCAGCGGCTGGGCGACAGTACCGGCAGCCTGGGAGGCGGCATGTTCTGGGCCGCCCGCGACGAGGGCTGCCCGCACCTGGCCTGGGACGGCGAGACGCTGCGCTTTTCCGCGCCGCCGCCCGCCTGGTACGGCGCGGCGCTGCTCGCCGGAGCCTTGCGGATTCTCTTCGAGCA
- a CDS encoding rhodanese-related sulfurtransferase, with protein sequence MPEATLPSPASRPAHWVVAALYQFRPLDDPAGLRADLQRLAARLDLCGTLIVAPEGINGTVAGSRAATDELHAFLRAAGFDRLEYKESLSEERPFKRLKVRLKREIVTLGVPVQPLAQVGEYLTPAEWNALLDDPDVVVVDTRNRYEVQAGTFQGAVNPELDSFREFPAWVEAHREDLAGRRVAMFCTGGIRCEKSTSLLRTLGFDDVFHLRGGILRYLEEVPEAQSRWEGECFVFDGRVTVGHGLTPGQSEGCHSCGWPLTPQDTRHPHFERGVSCPHCFGTTTGEQKAGFRERQRQYGARG encoded by the coding sequence ATGCCTGAAGCCACCCTGCCTTCCCCTGCCTCCCGCCCGGCCCACTGGGTCGTCGCCGCCCTTTACCAGTTTCGCCCGCTGGACGACCCCGCCGGGCTGCGCGCGGACCTCCAGCGCCTCGCCGCCCGCCTGGACCTGTGCGGCACCCTGATCGTCGCGCCGGAGGGGATCAACGGAACGGTCGCCGGGTCGCGGGCCGCCACCGACGAGTTGCACGCCTTCCTGCGCGCGGCGGGCTTCGACCGGCTGGAGTACAAGGAGTCGCTCAGCGAGGAGCGGCCTTTCAAGCGGCTGAAAGTGCGGCTCAAGCGCGAGATCGTGACGCTGGGCGTGCCGGTGCAGCCGCTGGCGCAGGTCGGGGAGTACCTCACCCCCGCCGAGTGGAACGCGCTGCTGGACGACCCCGATGTGGTGGTGGTCGACACCCGCAACCGCTACGAGGTGCAGGCCGGGACCTTCCAGGGCGCCGTCAATCCTGAACTGGACTCCTTCCGCGAGTTTCCCGCCTGGGTCGAGGCGCACCGCGAGGACCTCGCGGGCAGGCGGGTCGCCATGTTCTGCACCGGCGGCATCCGCTGCGAGAAGTCCACCAGCCTGCTGCGGACGCTGGGCTTTGACGATGTGTTCCACCTGCGCGGCGGCATCCTGCGCTACTTGGAGGAGGTGCCGGAAGCCCAGAGCCGCTGGGAGGGCGAATGCTTCGTGTTCGACGGGCGCGTGACAGTCGGCCACGGCCTGACGCCCGGCCAGAGCGAGGGGTGCCACTCCTGCGGGTGGCCGCTGACCCCGCAGGACACCCGCCATCCCCACTTCGAGCGCGGCGTGAGCTGCCCGCACTGCTTCGGGACGACCACCGGAGAGCAGAAGGCGGGCTTCCGCGAACGCCAGCGGCAGTACGGGGCGCGGGGATAA
- a CDS encoding Hsp20/alpha crystallin family protein: MMRFDPFREIEELTQRMDRAFGGSVNGQLARLAPPVDVHEDEQGLELTLDLPGVQPDDIQIEAENQTLTVQAKRTYNRGEGRTAHRVERAYGTFSRTFSVPAKYDLTKVEADFDHGTLTLRVPRSEAAQKRTVQVRSGGQLSAPKTVDAEQGGTQQAEQAQQG, encoded by the coding sequence TTGATGCGTTTTGACCCCTTCCGTGAAATCGAAGAACTGACCCAGCGTATGGACCGCGCCTTCGGCGGCAGCGTGAACGGCCAGCTGGCCCGCCTGGCGCCCCCGGTGGACGTGCACGAGGACGAGCAGGGCCTGGAACTGACCCTGGATCTGCCGGGCGTGCAGCCGGACGACATCCAGATCGAGGCCGAGAACCAGACGCTGACCGTGCAGGCCAAGCGCACCTACAACCGGGGCGAGGGCCGCACCGCCCACCGGGTCGAGCGCGCCTACGGCACCTTTTCGCGCACCTTCAGCGTGCCTGCCAAGTACGACCTCACCAAGGTCGAGGCCGATTTCGACCACGGCACCCTGACCCTGCGCGTGCCCCGCAGCGAAGCCGCCCAGAAGCGCACCGTGCAGGTCCGCAGCGGCGGGCAGCTCAGCGCCCCGAAGACGGTGGACGCCGAGCAGGGCGGCACCCAGCAGGCGGAGCAGGCCCAGCAGGGCTGA
- the pyrR gene encoding bifunctional pyr operon transcriptional regulator/uracil phosphoribosyltransferase PyrR: MTPKATILTADEVRRALTRIAHEIIERNKGAEQLALIGIHTRGIPLAARLAHKLGELEGVAVPTGMLDITLYRDDLSEVAHQPIIRETQVPFDLARRRVVLVDDVLFTGRTVRAALDALIDLGRPESIQLAVLVDRGHRELPIRADYVGKNLPTARTEVVKVKLAETDGVDLVELHDLETLQ, from the coding sequence ATGACGCCCAAGGCCACCATCCTCACCGCCGACGAGGTGCGCCGGGCGCTGACCCGCATCGCGCACGAGATCATCGAGCGCAACAAGGGGGCCGAGCAGCTCGCCTTGATCGGGATTCACACGCGCGGGATTCCGCTGGCGGCGCGGCTGGCGCACAAGCTCGGGGAGCTGGAGGGGGTGGCGGTGCCCACCGGGATGCTCGACATCACCCTCTACCGCGACGACCTCTCCGAAGTCGCGCACCAGCCCATCATCCGCGAGACGCAGGTGCCCTTTGACCTGGCCCGCCGCCGGGTGGTGCTGGTGGACGACGTGCTGTTTACCGGCCGGACCGTGCGCGCGGCGCTCGACGCCCTGATCGACCTGGGCCGTCCCGAGAGCATCCAGCTGGCCGTGCTGGTGGACCGGGGGCACCGCGAGCTGCCCATCCGCGCCGACTACGTGGGCAAGAACCTGCCGACCGCCCGCACGGAGGTCGTGAAGGTGAAACTGGCGGAGACGGACGGCGTGGACCTGGTGGAGTTGCACGACCTGGAGACGCTGCAATGA
- a CDS encoding aspartate carbamoyltransferase catalytic subunit: protein MTASPARPRHLLDFADWTPERLSALLDNADTMSQVLDRPVRKVPALQGLTVCTAFFENSTRTRVSFELAARRMSADVVSFAAGASSLGKGESLRDTVEVLTAYRVDAYVVRHHAAGAAHLVARYSGKPVINAGDGRRAHPTQALLDAYTVRQEYGSLSGKTVAIVGDVRHSRVARSNVELLPKLGAKVVLCGPATLLPADLAALPGVTLTTDPREAVRGAHAVMALRLQQERMSGGYLASLQEYAEHYQVNERLMREAENGAIVLHPGPMNRDLEISADVADGPRSRILRQVDNGQAVRMSVLYHLLVGRE from the coding sequence ATGACGGCCAGCCCCGCCCGCCCCCGGCATCTGCTCGACTTCGCGGACTGGACGCCGGAGCGCCTCTCGGCCCTGCTGGACAACGCCGACACCATGAGCCAGGTCCTCGACCGCCCGGTCAGGAAAGTGCCCGCGCTGCAAGGCCTGACCGTCTGCACCGCCTTTTTCGAGAACTCCACACGCACGCGCGTGTCCTTTGAACTCGCCGCCCGGCGCATGAGTGCCGACGTGGTGAGTTTCGCGGCGGGCGCGAGCAGCCTGGGCAAGGGCGAGAGCCTACGCGACACGGTGGAGGTGCTGACCGCCTACCGGGTGGACGCCTACGTCGTGCGCCACCACGCGGCGGGCGCGGCGCATCTGGTCGCGCGTTACAGCGGCAAGCCGGTCATCAACGCGGGCGACGGGCGGCGGGCGCACCCCACCCAGGCGCTGCTCGACGCCTACACGGTGCGGCAGGAATACGGCTCGCTCTCGGGCAAGACGGTCGCCATCGTCGGGGACGTGCGCCACTCGCGGGTCGCGCGCAGCAACGTGGAACTGCTACCCAAACTCGGCGCGAAGGTCGTGCTGTGCGGCCCGGCGACGCTGCTGCCCGCCGATCTCGCGGCCCTGCCCGGCGTGACCCTGACCACCGACCCGCGCGAGGCGGTGCGCGGCGCCCACGCGGTCATGGCCCTGAGATTGCAGCAGGAGCGCATGAGTGGCGGCTACCTCGCCAGCCTTCAGGAGTACGCCGAGCACTATCAGGTGAACGAGCGCCTGATGCGGGAGGCCGAGAACGGCGCCATCGTGCTGCACCCCGGCCCGATGAACCGCGACCTGGAGATCAGCGCGGACGTGGCGGACGGGCCGCGCAGCCGGATTCTGCGGCAGGTGGACAACGGGCAGGCCGTGCGGATGAGCGTGCTCTATCACCTGCTGGTGGGGCGGGAGTAG
- a CDS encoding dihydroorotase, which produces MLTITNIKRPGSNALETVTAENGVIKGWNLPPEGEVIDGQGGTVAPALIELHAHLREPGQTEKEDLASGLAAAAAGGYGTVVSMPNTSPVVDEPALVRALIEKAGGLGFARLKPAAALTKGQQGEQLAELAFLKEAGAAMFTDDGRTNENARVLRLGLEYARSLGMVVSVHAEDASLRADGVMHEGPVSEELGLPGNPAAAEAARVARDLEIVAQLCQHGGGARLHVQHLSTARALDLVREAKARGLPVTCEVCPHHLTLTDEALRSFDALYKVAPPLRTQADAEHLLAGLLDGTVDCLATDHAPHTRAEKERDLLEAPSGIAYIELAFPLMWTRFGERLGLEKLLDLMTQAPARVMGWHEPTLEPGAPADLVILDLDTEREVNPATFLSKAKFTPWAGETLRGWPTLTLVGGQVAYRRE; this is translated from the coding sequence ATGCTGACCATCACCAACATCAAACGCCCCGGCTCCAACGCCCTGGAGACCGTTACCGCCGAAAACGGCGTCATCAAAGGCTGGAACCTGCCTCCCGAGGGCGAGGTCATCGACGGACAGGGCGGTACGGTCGCCCCCGCCCTGATCGAGTTGCACGCGCACCTGCGCGAGCCGGGGCAGACGGAAAAAGAAGACCTCGCCTCGGGCCTCGCGGCGGCGGCGGCGGGCGGGTACGGGACGGTCGTCTCGATGCCCAACACGTCGCCGGTCGTGGACGAACCCGCGCTGGTGCGGGCGCTGATCGAGAAGGCGGGGGGGCTGGGATTCGCCCGGTTGAAACCTGCCGCCGCGCTGACAAAGGGCCAGCAGGGCGAGCAGCTCGCGGAACTCGCCTTCCTGAAGGAAGCGGGCGCCGCCATGTTCACCGACGACGGGCGCACCAACGAGAACGCGCGGGTGCTGCGGCTGGGGCTGGAATACGCCCGTTCGCTGGGCATGGTGGTCAGCGTCCACGCCGAGGACGCCTCGCTGCGCGCGGACGGCGTGATGCACGAGGGGCCGGTGTCGGAGGAACTGGGCCTGCCCGGCAACCCGGCGGCGGCGGAGGCGGCCCGCGTGGCGCGCGACCTGGAGATCGTCGCCCAGCTGTGTCAGCACGGCGGGGGCGCGCGGCTGCACGTCCAGCACCTCTCCACCGCCCGCGCGCTCGACCTCGTGCGGGAGGCCAAGGCGCGCGGCCTGCCAGTGACCTGCGAGGTCTGCCCGCACCACCTCACGTTGACGGACGAGGCGCTGCGGTCGTTCGACGCCCTCTACAAGGTCGCGCCGCCGCTGCGCACCCAGGCGGACGCCGAGCACCTCCTCGCCGGGCTGCTCGACGGCACGGTGGACTGCCTCGCCACCGACCACGCGCCGCACACGCGGGCCGAAAAGGAACGCGACCTGCTGGAGGCCCCCTCCGGCATCGCCTATATCGAACTGGCCTTTCCGTTGATGTGGACGCGCTTCGGCGAGCGGCTGGGGCTGGAAAAACTGCTGGACCTGATGACGCAGGCCCCCGCCCGCGTGATGGGCTGGCACGAGCCGACCCTGGAGCCGGGCGCCCCCGCCGATCTGGTCATCCTCGATCTGGACACGGAGCGTGAGGTCAATCCCGCCACGTTCCTGAGCAAGGCCAAGTTCACGCCCTGGGCGGGCGAAACGCTGCGCGGCTGGCCGACGCTGACGCTGGTGGGCGGGCAGGTGGCCTACCGGCGCGAATAA
- a CDS encoding quinone-dependent dihydroorotate dehydrogenase — protein sequence MYRRLKSALFRLDAEDAHHLTLAALGAASRVPGWPGLLRRVTAPTDPRLTQTLWGRPFASPVGLAAGLDKNAQAVPAWGALGFGFVEVGTVTPLAQPGNARPRLFRLPEDEALINRMGFNNAGAQALHGRLAAGSARPVPVWVNVGKNKATPNEEATADYLRCVSALQDVADAFVVNVSSPNTPGLRALQAAGDLAALLRAVLDEVERGRVRRARRAPPVLVKLAPDLHPADFEASVAAVLASGADGLIVSNTTLSREGLTHLNRAEAGGLSGRPLTARSRALVRDAYRQTRGRVPVVGVGGLFTPGDVYASLRAGAALTEVYTGLIYEGPGLPARLNRELARLLERDGFANVAEAVGVDA from the coding sequence ATGTACCGCCGCCTCAAATCCGCCCTCTTTCGCCTCGACGCGGAGGACGCCCACCATCTCACCCTCGCCGCGCTGGGGGCGGCCTCGCGTGTGCCGGGGTGGCCCGGCCTGCTGCGCCGGGTGACGGCCCCCACCGACCCGCGCCTCACGCAGACGCTGTGGGGGCGGCCCTTCGCGTCTCCGGTCGGGCTGGCAGCGGGCCTCGACAAGAACGCGCAGGCGGTCCCGGCCTGGGGCGCGCTGGGCTTCGGCTTCGTGGAGGTCGGCACCGTCACGCCGCTCGCGCAGCCGGGCAACGCGCGGCCCCGCCTCTTCCGCCTGCCGGAAGACGAGGCGCTGATCAACCGCATGGGCTTCAACAACGCCGGTGCCCAGGCCCTGCACGGGCGGCTCGCGGCCGGGTCCGCCCGCCCGGTGCCGGTGTGGGTGAACGTCGGCAAGAACAAGGCGACCCCCAACGAGGAGGCGACCGCCGACTACCTGAGGTGTGTGTCGGCGCTGCAAGACGTGGCCGACGCCTTCGTGGTCAACGTGAGCAGCCCCAACACGCCCGGCCTGCGCGCCCTGCAAGCGGCAGGCGACCTCGCCGCCCTGCTGCGCGCCGTGCTGGACGAGGTGGAGCGGGGCCGCGTCCGCCGCGCCCGACGCGCTCCCCCGGTGCTGGTGAAACTCGCCCCCGACCTGCATCCCGCCGACTTCGAGGCGAGCGTGGCGGCCGTGCTGGCGTCGGGCGCCGACGGCCTGATCGTCAGCAACACGACCCTCTCGCGGGAGGGCCTGACGCACCTGAACCGCGCCGAGGCGGGCGGCCTGAGCGGGCGGCCCCTGACGGCCCGCAGCCGGGCGCTGGTGCGCGACGCCTACCGCCAGACGCGCGGGCGGGTGCCGGTGGTGGGGGTGGGTGGGCTGTTCACCCCCGGGGACGTGTACGCCTCATTGCGCGCCGGGGCCGCCCTGACGGAGGTCTACACGGGGCTGATCTACGAGGGACCCGGCCTGCCCGCGCGCCTGAACCGGGAGCTGGCGCGGCTGCTGGAGCGCGACGGCTTCGCAAACGTGGCCGAGGCCGTGGGCGTGGACGCCTGA
- a CDS encoding RrF2 family transcriptional regulator: MWVSTRAQYGLRALIEIGRRDGEAVPLKDVSERQGISQHYLEQIASNLRRAGFIRSVRGAHGGYRLARPAAEINAYDVVTAMEGSIAPVSCVEDDHVCDKGSVCGTIDLWHRVDAALRDVLGGTSLADLIADSERQEHARLVQLDPGFPVSRA; the protein is encoded by the coding sequence ATGTGGGTCTCGACCAGAGCACAGTACGGCCTGCGCGCCCTGATCGAGATCGGGCGCCGCGACGGCGAGGCGGTGCCGCTCAAGGACGTGTCGGAGCGCCAGGGCATCAGCCAGCATTACCTCGAGCAGATTGCCAGCAACCTGCGCCGCGCGGGCTTTATCCGCAGCGTGCGGGGCGCGCACGGCGGCTACCGGCTGGCCCGCCCCGCCGCCGAGATCAACGCCTACGACGTGGTCACGGCGATGGAGGGCAGCATCGCGCCGGTCTCCTGCGTCGAGGACGACCACGTCTGCGACAAGGGCAGCGTGTGCGGCACCATCGACCTGTGGCACCGGGTGGACGCGGCGCTGCGGGACGTGCTGGGGGGCACCAGCCTGGCCGACCTGATCGCCGACAGCGAGCGTCAGGAACACGCCCGGCTGGTGCAGCTTGACCCCGGCTTCCCGGTCTCGCGGGCCTGA
- a CDS encoding chorismate-binding protein: MKALSPLPAALTSLSPAGALLRLRAAGAPGAALLESLGPLVEYGRFSFLSAWPLRVQAEVPERPAGEGFFPAWLGGLKYEAARQFGLDTHDPDGPAGWWGLYPSGLVWDRAAGTLAAVGEAGHVDWAAVLALDPAPVPALHVGAFGANDVDYPAGVRAVQELIRAGEVYQVNLSRGVRAGAEGDPLAAYLRLREVNPSPFMAFVEMGGETVVSCSPERLVRWAGEAVGARPIAGTRRRGETPEEDAALERELRASPKETSEHTMLVDLVRHDLGGVAAPGTVTVPDLGLVERYSHVMHLVSEVTATARPGLSVRELLAATFPGGTITGAPKPRVMTAIRDLEPGPRGWYTGGVGIVGGGRVDFNILIRTAEFRRLEADGASSPGSGRWTVTVRAGGGTVIDADPAREARETVHKAQALLAVLSGQPGRPAQPPAPPVPGRAWAPPPAPKGTPVGLRVLLLDNRDSFTLNLAHDLLALGARVDLRGQDEDAAALLATRPDAVLTGPGPGTPQTSGCTLALTRLCLARGVPLLGVCLGHQALGEVLGGRVVRSEPVHGRAERVRHGGTGLFAGVPDGAAFGRYHSLVVRGLPPEQVTARSAGGEIMALELPGQPAWGVQFHPESVLSPAGRVLLGNWLRLSAQAAGRPAAASRPAGP, translated from the coding sequence GTGAAGGCGCTGTCTCCCCTGCCCGCCGCCCTGACCTCCCTCTCCCCGGCGGGCGCGCTGCTGCGCCTGCGGGCGGCGGGGGCGCCGGGGGCCGCGCTGCTGGAATCGCTGGGGCCGCTGGTGGAGTACGGCCGCTTTTCTTTCCTGAGCGCCTGGCCGCTGCGGGTGCAGGCGGAGGTGCCCGAGCGGCCCGCCGGGGAGGGGTTCTTTCCCGCGTGGCTGGGCGGCCTGAAGTACGAGGCGGCGCGGCAGTTCGGGTTGGACACCCATGACCCGGACGGCCCCGCCGGGTGGTGGGGGCTGTATCCCAGCGGGCTGGTGTGGGACCGCGCGGCGGGCACGCTGGCAGCCGTGGGCGAGGCCGGGCACGTGGACTGGGCGGCGGTGCTCGCGCTCGACCCGGCCCCGGTTCCGGCGCTGCACGTGGGCGCGTTCGGCGCCAACGACGTGGACTACCCGGCGGGCGTGCGGGCCGTGCAGGAGCTGATTCGCGCGGGCGAGGTCTATCAGGTCAACCTGTCGCGGGGGGTGCGGGCGGGGGCAGAGGGCGATCCCCTCGCCGCCTACCTGCGGCTGCGCGAGGTCAATCCCAGCCCCTTCATGGCCTTTGTGGAGATGGGCGGGGAGACCGTCGTGTCGTGCAGCCCGGAGCGGCTGGTGCGGTGGGCGGGCGAGGCGGTGGGCGCCCGGCCCATCGCGGGCACCCGGCGCCGGGGCGAGACGCCGGAGGAGGACGCCGCGCTGGAGCGTGAGCTGCGCGCGAGTCCCAAGGAGACCAGCGAGCACACCATGCTGGTCGATCTGGTGCGCCACGACCTGGGGGGGGTGGCGGCCCCCGGCACGGTGACGGTGCCCGACCTCGGCCTGGTCGAGCGCTACAGCCACGTGATGCACCTCGTCTCGGAGGTGACGGCCACCGCCCGGCCCGGCCTGAGCGTGCGCGAGCTGCTCGCCGCCACCTTTCCCGGCGGCACGATCACCGGGGCGCCCAAACCCCGGGTGATGACCGCGATCCGTGACCTCGAACCCGGCCCGCGTGGCTGGTACACGGGCGGGGTGGGAATCGTCGGCGGGGGGCGGGTGGACTTCAATATCCTGATCCGGACGGCGGAGTTCCGGCGGCTGGAGGCGGACGGCGCCTCCAGCCCGGGGTCCGGCCGCTGGACCGTCACCGTCCGCGCCGGGGGCGGCACCGTGATCGACGCCGACCCGGCGCGCGAGGCGCGGGAAACCGTCCACAAGGCCCAGGCGCTGCTGGCGGTGCTGTCGGGGCAACCGGGGCGGCCCGCGCAGCCGCCCGCGCCCCCGGTGCCGGGCCGGGCCTGGGCGCCGCCGCCCGCGCCGAAGGGCACGCCCGTGGGCCTGCGGGTGCTGCTGCTCGACAACCGCGATTCGTTTACCCTCAACCTCGCGCACGACCTGCTGGCGCTGGGGGCGCGGGTGGACCTGCGAGGCCAGGACGAGGACGCAGCGGCGCTGCTCGCGACCCGCCCCGACGCGGTCCTGACCGGGCCGGGGCCGGGCACGCCGCAGACCAGCGGCTGCACGCTGGCCCTGACCCGGCTGTGCCTGGCGCGCGGGGTGCCGCTGCTGGGCGTGTGCCTGGGGCATCAGGCGCTGGGCGAGGTGCTGGGCGGCCGGGTGGTGCGCTCGGAGCCGGTGCATGGCCGGGCCGAGCGGGTGCGCCACGGCGGGACCGGGCTGTTCGCGGGCGTGCCGGACGGCGCCGCGTTCGGGCGCTACCACTCCCTGGTCGTGCGCGGCCTGCCGCCGGAGCAGGTCACGGCCCGCAGCGCAGGGGGCGAGATTATGGCCCTGGAGCTGCCCGGGCAACCCGCCTGGGGGGTGCAGTTTCATCCCGAGAGCGTCCTGAGTCCGGCGGGCCGGGTGCTGCTGGGCAACTGGCTGCGGCTGAGTGCCCAGGCGGCGGGCCGCCCCGCCGCCGCCAGCCGCCCGGCGGGGCCGTGA
- a CDS encoding aminotransferase class IV: MTRPGLRPLPPHLDSGAWRHGESAFTTVRTRWGRPLLWAAHLARLAHTCAVLDLPAPPGDPPPPALDPLPWGLLRLTATREGVFWTHRALAPGPRPAGGVRVHLTAAQVHPQLARHKTGNYLPYLLAGREAARAGAFEGWLTDAAGRVVDGGRTSPLLEIAGQLVVPAGGLPGLTRAAFLAGRPVQERPVSTGALPGVTRAWVCGSGVGVVPVREISAEGWRLGLPARWPGTTDPQLVWPAEDPG; the protein is encoded by the coding sequence GTGACGCGGCCCGGGCTGAGGCCGCTGCCGCCCCACCTCGACTCGGGCGCCTGGCGGCACGGCGAGTCGGCCTTCACGACCGTTCGCACCCGCTGGGGCCGTCCGCTGCTGTGGGCGGCGCATCTGGCGCGGCTGGCGCACACCTGCGCTGTTCTGGACCTGCCCGCGCCCCCGGGCGACCCCCCGCCTCCCGCCCTCGACCCTCTGCCCTGGGGCCTGCTGCGGCTGACGGCCACCCGGGAGGGCGTCTTTTGGACACACCGGGCGCTCGCGCCGGGGCCGCGTCCGGCGGGCGGCGTGCGCGTTCACCTGACGGCCGCGCAGGTCCATCCCCAGCTTGCCCGCCACAAAACCGGCAACTACCTCCCGTACCTGCTTGCCGGGCGGGAGGCCGCGCGGGCGGGCGCGTTCGAGGGCTGGCTGACCGACGCGGCGGGCCGGGTGGTGGACGGGGGCCGCACCTCGCCGCTGCTGGAGATCGCGGGGCAGCTGGTGGTGCCTGCGGGCGGGCTGCCGGGGCTGACGCGGGCGGCTTTTCTGGCGGGGCGGCCTGTGCAGGAGCGGCCCGTTTCGACAGGGGCGCTGCCGGGCGTCACCCGCGCCTGGGTCTGTGGCAGCGGGGTGGGGGTGGTCCCGGTGCGCGAGATCAGCGCGGAGGGATGGCGCCTCGGCCTGCCCGCCCGCTGGCCCGGGACGACCGACCCGCAGCTCGTCTGGCCCGCAGAGGACCCGGGCTAA